A single Sphingopyxis chilensis DNA region contains:
- a CDS encoding restriction endonuclease, giving the protein MWPFSRKAGAAESEQAKPSTLPHDVLAQGILLTTCSGVRLAAVYANMAGFPDEIITPDNAARFDEIIQAPPAFTQVGIEVGVNRVVEGCNMLCQSGAFNTLIFGVTGQDHAANRPELERFCSAVQRQGLNSLCAQAGFDLRTFLTETSTERRKADLRALFAKLEEKRDYLKPLLLRARAKGRNKYGDLDYTDYVAELAEFLRTYFQAEDLQFFYNRVPLLACMNFIEDWFAEGLNPLAMPLDGIDFEHWCAARIEAQGWAVRVSKSTGDQGVDIEAMRGGKMVAVQCKRYQQPIGNKSVQEAFTGMTHYRADLAAVIGTGGFTKAALDVAASSGVILLDAENISEFSSIVETRLQHMG; this is encoded by the coding sequence ATGTGGCCGTTTTCGAGAAAAGCCGGAGCGGCGGAGTCCGAACAGGCAAAGCCGAGCACGCTTCCGCATGATGTCCTTGCGCAAGGCATATTGCTCACCACCTGCAGCGGCGTCCGCCTGGCAGCCGTTTATGCAAACATGGCTGGCTTCCCCGACGAAATCATCACGCCCGATAATGCGGCGCGCTTCGACGAGATCATCCAAGCGCCTCCCGCCTTCACGCAGGTGGGGATCGAGGTTGGCGTCAATCGGGTGGTCGAGGGCTGCAACATGCTTTGTCAAAGCGGGGCCTTCAATACCTTAATCTTCGGCGTCACGGGCCAAGATCATGCCGCCAATCGGCCGGAGCTTGAGCGCTTTTGTTCAGCGGTTCAGCGCCAAGGGCTGAATAGCCTCTGCGCGCAAGCCGGTTTTGATCTTCGGACCTTTTTGACCGAGACGAGCACAGAGCGGCGCAAGGCCGATCTGCGGGCGCTGTTCGCAAAGCTCGAAGAGAAGCGAGACTATTTGAAACCGCTCTTGCTCCGCGCGCGCGCCAAGGGGCGGAACAAATACGGCGACCTTGATTATACGGATTATGTCGCCGAGCTCGCCGAGTTCCTCCGGACCTATTTCCAAGCGGAGGATCTTCAATTTTTCTACAATCGCGTCCCGCTGCTGGCTTGCATGAATTTTATCGAGGACTGGTTTGCCGAAGGCCTAAATCCGCTCGCGATGCCGCTTGATGGGATTGATTTTGAGCATTGGTGCGCAGCGAGGATAGAGGCTCAAGGCTGGGCAGTTCGGGTGAGCAAATCGACGGGCGACCAAGGCGTCGATATCGAGGCAATGCGCGGCGGAAAAATGGTCGCGGTTCAATGCAAACGCTATCAGCAGCCGATCGGCAATAAGTCGGTGCAGGAGGCCTTTACGGGCATGACGCATTACCGCGCGGACCTTGCGGCGGTGATTGGCACGGGGGGATTTACAAAGGCGGCGCTGGATGTCGCTGCAAGCAGCGGCGTCATTCTGCTCGATGCGGAAAATATAAGCGAATTTTCGTCGATCGTGGAAACGCGCTTGCAACATATGGGATAG
- a CDS encoding 3'-5' exonuclease, whose protein sequence is MTQRDKLENMAKSLENSGDYRVLRRVPSHVTSGETEGPLPHIGIVLDTETTGLDHELDQVIELGMVKFHFGSDGRIGPIVDRFQAFQQPESPLSDEIARLTGLTEGDLCGQAIDPDAVTEFVREAALVIAHNAAFDRPFSERLSANFANLPWACSATDINWKAEGVSSYRLENLLGHFGYFHDAHRAIADCEALLFILSQPLPVSEGTGFAALLHAARRPAARIYAEGAPFDARHVLKSRGYRWNDGQNGYPRAWWRDVDPDAVEDELAFLANHETHPEALVLRMSARDRFRSLVRN, encoded by the coding sequence GTGACGCAACGCGACAAATTAGAGAATATGGCAAAGTCGCTCGAAAACTCGGGCGATTACCGGGTGCTTCGTCGCGTTCCGTCCCATGTTACTTCAGGTGAGACTGAAGGTCCTCTTCCACATATAGGCATCGTTCTTGATACTGAGACCACGGGGCTTGATCACGAGCTCGACCAAGTGATCGAGCTTGGCATGGTCAAATTCCACTTTGGCTCGGACGGGCGCATAGGCCCGATCGTCGATCGTTTCCAGGCATTTCAACAGCCGGAATCGCCGCTTAGCGATGAGATTGCTCGACTGACAGGCCTGACGGAGGGAGATCTTTGCGGTCAAGCCATCGATCCGGATGCCGTTACCGAGTTCGTCAGGGAGGCGGCCCTTGTCATCGCACACAATGCTGCCTTCGATCGCCCCTTTTCCGAGCGCCTAAGCGCTAACTTCGCCAATCTTCCCTGGGCCTGCTCAGCAACAGACATCAACTGGAAAGCGGAGGGCGTTAGTAGTTACCGCCTCGAGAATCTGCTCGGGCATTTTGGCTATTTTCACGATGCGCACCGTGCAATCGCCGATTGCGAAGCGCTCCTATTCATTTTGTCGCAGCCGCTGCCAGTTTCCGAAGGCACCGGCTTTGCCGCCCTTCTACACGCCGCACGACGCCCGGCCGCGCGGATTTATGCGGAGGGTGCTCCGTTCGACGCGCGCCATGTCTTGAAAAGCCGCGGTTATCGATGGAACGATGGTCAAAACGGCTATCCGCGCGCTTGGTGGCGCGATGTCGATCCTGACGCTGTCGAAGATGAACTTGCGTTTCTGGCAAACCATGAGACGCATCCCGAGGCGCTGGTACTCCGCATGAGCGCGCGAGACCGCTTCCGCTCACTGGTTCGCAATTGA
- a CDS encoding CHC2 zinc finger domain-containing protein: MAARRPRLDWSAAKSVPILSAAQLLGAALVDKRQQRCPFEDHPDDTPSFSLDSSKNLFLCFGCGRKGSVIEFVAAYKKVGNADACRWLLGLPADAAPLLPAKPIRSPSATPSAAADPEIYEALLTHSPIGVSGRAYLAQRCIGSATAELFRVAQIANPAATLRALTDQFGAKRVAASGLLTARGYFRFPHNALLFAHCDRGIPLFLQSRRLDSRTPRWMGLGGISKIPFNLDAIEGVSEVYLVEGAIDVLSAHELGLTAIGLPGTSAPLSSEICRRLRHKTVYILPDKDTSGARIATSTRETLLSYGVLVTIQRFKAGKDLNDHLVQERGHHA, translated from the coding sequence ATGGCTGCACGCCGGCCCCGCCTCGACTGGTCCGCAGCGAAATCGGTCCCCATTCTGAGCGCAGCGCAGTTGCTGGGCGCCGCCCTGGTAGACAAGCGCCAACAGCGCTGTCCGTTCGAGGATCATCCCGACGATACGCCATCCTTCTCTCTCGATTCATCGAAAAATCTGTTTCTCTGTTTCGGTTGCGGCCGCAAGGGATCGGTGATCGAGTTTGTCGCTGCGTACAAAAAGGTTGGCAATGCCGACGCATGCCGCTGGCTCCTCGGTCTGCCGGCCGATGCAGCGCCCTTACTACCGGCAAAGCCAATCCGCTCCCCGTCGGCGACGCCTTCTGCGGCCGCGGATCCAGAGATATATGAGGCGCTTCTCACCCACTCTCCAATTGGTGTTTCCGGTCGCGCCTATCTTGCGCAACGTTGCATTGGCTCTGCGACGGCGGAGCTGTTTCGGGTTGCGCAGATCGCCAATCCCGCGGCGACCTTGCGGGCGCTCACCGATCAATTCGGCGCGAAACGTGTCGCCGCATCCGGCTTGCTGACGGCGCGTGGCTATTTTCGCTTTCCACACAACGCTTTACTGTTCGCGCATTGCGACCGGGGAATTCCGCTCTTTCTCCAGTCAAGGCGGCTCGACAGTCGCACGCCACGCTGGATGGGGCTTGGCGGTATCAGCAAAATACCGTTCAATCTCGATGCAATCGAAGGTGTCAGCGAAGTGTATCTCGTCGAAGGTGCGATAGATGTGTTGTCCGCACATGAGTTGGGACTAACTGCGATCGGCTTGCCAGGAACCTCGGCTCCGCTTTCCTCGGAAATCTGTCGTCGGCTGCGGCACAAGACCGTGTATATTCTGCCTGACAAAGATACATCGGGCGCACGCATAGCAACCAGCACGCGCGAAACGCTGCTCAGCTACGGTGTGCTTGTCACGATCCAACGCTTCAAAGCCGGCAAGGATCTGAACGACCATCTCGTGCAAGAGCGCGGTCATCATGCGTAA
- a CDS encoding RNA-directed DNA polymerase produces the protein MRNYRDLITSPENMAWAWRKARRLYLEADGFVDFGEIAEFELDIERQLELIGRDLASGAYQLTELAHLPQPKKPDENGPRMRQFFHIAVRDQVAWLAIANVIGPTLDYKMPKWSYGNRLYKAAWWEEHGGSDTLQIGPYRHSSGRLYRKFQHSWPLFRRHLSLTARAMVDGIGDPELLDEPERHALQYEERPAYLFPDYWPALEGKMLFHASLDLERFYPSITAQSILRSFESHLDGFSGDPWLKPLLSKMLSFTISEKSSCRLADELVQPVTQAGAFPHIPTGLMVAGLLANAAMLPIDDEVERALLLKRNIAHFRFVDDHAILAPDFEELVAWIKDYEAILNRHDIGAKISASKYEPERLAAVIAGSADSAVTKQVAKEAELDGAQPVRLITKTLALVSDLANADFDILPEQSRTQRLGELEWLLLASMPDTEIRADTRAAFAAGKIAQLVPVAFSPSPDLVKAWRKLSRLQSVKPELQTPDYAEAFAGAKAELTEHSSADLKRYQRLIGHYFKLVERAFTDHPNRARLLLRLFRYCRMTGHGGFTDTLGWIESQSKGPHGPTAEYLSALALQALATNIAAAAFDVGDRSLLYRERVAARRFLLAAGNGKSVKAVRAILASARERHCCDASALAALQAAVAFALAASTRKSGFAPIATRMTVLADAIAAPRLTSDSASWKDATGRPIGVWVHYLEMLGRAREPSLAWRISAQGHDPAELLDWIDLRKHPEKLPPHAAEFLRTRPPRELTVSDAGWLLDHRRSPAVAGSLAIENSPAGLSVKAYEEERRGIDGFLSLQEWTAFLGANKQTSDPRASEWTALEIIRRLLDHVTSFGTGSIADLDELHPANILLDRAWTEGPGKGTVNTDLWTWTAWHAHARSAPLAVVAQKIEDYRRQPLSGPNLDPAERWTYQLRGCGLLLLGLVTEDFSLPAWWNVRGLERDIAAFVRHRLEEAIISSRSQAIIEAATLPRSIETRLIQRAPWAFFGDRTTAVVTDTRNDPPLLRDIEDLKVAVANAQAVLEHNQLTVLNHAPRQLIPMNIIQLSQNAVAIPDLEA, from the coding sequence ATGCGTAATTATCGTGACCTCATAACCAGCCCCGAAAACATGGCTTGGGCGTGGCGGAAGGCCCGGCGCCTCTATCTCGAAGCTGATGGCTTCGTCGATTTCGGCGAGATTGCGGAGTTTGAACTCGATATCGAGCGTCAGCTCGAATTGATTGGCCGCGATCTTGCGAGCGGGGCTTACCAGTTGACGGAGCTTGCGCATCTTCCGCAGCCCAAAAAGCCCGACGAAAATGGACCGCGCATGCGGCAGTTTTTTCACATCGCAGTGCGCGACCAAGTCGCTTGGCTTGCCATCGCTAACGTCATCGGGCCGACGCTCGATTATAAGATGCCGAAATGGAGTTATGGCAACCGGCTATACAAGGCGGCCTGGTGGGAAGAGCATGGCGGAAGCGATACGCTCCAGATCGGCCCATATCGCCATTCGAGCGGGCGCCTGTATCGCAAATTCCAGCACAGTTGGCCATTGTTTCGTAGACATTTGTCGCTCACGGCGCGGGCCATGGTGGATGGTATCGGCGACCCGGAACTCCTCGACGAGCCTGAAAGACATGCGCTGCAATATGAAGAGAGACCCGCCTATCTCTTCCCGGACTATTGGCCTGCGCTCGAAGGCAAAATGCTGTTCCACGCTTCGCTTGATCTCGAGCGCTTCTATCCCTCCATCACCGCTCAGTCGATCCTGCGCTCCTTTGAAAGCCATCTCGACGGGTTCAGCGGCGACCCCTGGCTTAAGCCGCTGCTTTCGAAGATGCTCTCGTTCACGATCTCGGAAAAATCCAGTTGTCGGCTTGCCGACGAACTCGTCCAGCCGGTAACACAAGCAGGCGCATTCCCGCACATCCCCACCGGGTTGATGGTCGCGGGACTTTTAGCGAATGCCGCTATGCTGCCGATCGATGACGAGGTGGAACGCGCGCTGCTTCTTAAGCGGAATATCGCCCATTTCCGCTTCGTAGATGACCATGCGATTCTCGCGCCCGATTTTGAAGAGTTGGTCGCGTGGATCAAAGATTATGAAGCGATCTTGAACCGCCACGACATCGGCGCCAAGATATCGGCAAGCAAATATGAGCCTGAGAGGCTCGCCGCGGTCATCGCTGGGAGCGCTGACTCGGCGGTGACGAAACAGGTGGCCAAGGAGGCTGAACTTGACGGCGCTCAGCCGGTACGTCTCATTACCAAGACACTCGCGCTGGTTTCAGATCTCGCCAACGCCGATTTCGATATTTTGCCGGAACAGTCGCGCACCCAACGGCTTGGCGAACTCGAATGGCTACTTCTTGCCAGCATGCCCGATACCGAGATCCGTGCCGACACCCGCGCTGCATTCGCTGCGGGTAAGATCGCACAACTCGTCCCGGTCGCCTTCAGTCCCTCTCCCGATCTCGTCAAGGCGTGGCGCAAGCTCAGCCGGTTGCAGTCGGTTAAGCCTGAACTGCAAACGCCAGACTACGCCGAGGCTTTCGCCGGGGCGAAAGCGGAACTCACCGAACACTCGAGCGCCGATCTCAAGCGCTATCAGAGGTTGATCGGCCATTATTTCAAACTAGTCGAGCGCGCATTTACCGATCATCCGAACCGGGCCCGCCTCCTTCTTCGCCTCTTCCGCTACTGCCGAATGACGGGCCATGGCGGATTTACCGATACACTCGGCTGGATCGAGTCGCAATCTAAAGGCCCGCACGGACCAACCGCCGAATATCTTTCCGCGCTCGCACTTCAAGCGCTCGCGACCAACATCGCCGCAGCAGCGTTCGACGTCGGGGACCGGAGTCTCCTATACCGCGAGCGGGTGGCAGCGCGGCGCTTCCTCCTTGCTGCTGGCAACGGCAAATCGGTGAAGGCGGTCCGCGCGATATTGGCGAGTGCGCGCGAGCGGCATTGCTGCGACGCGAGCGCGCTGGCGGCGTTGCAGGCGGCGGTTGCTTTCGCGCTCGCTGCCTCGACACGAAAGTCAGGATTCGCCCCCATCGCAACGCGCATGACCGTACTCGCGGATGCGATCGCCGCGCCGCGGCTGACTTCGGATTCGGCCTCCTGGAAGGATGCTACGGGGCGGCCGATCGGTGTCTGGGTCCATTATCTCGAAATGCTTGGACGCGCGCGCGAGCCTTCTCTGGCATGGCGTATTTCAGCCCAAGGTCATGATCCTGCGGAGCTGCTGGACTGGATCGATTTGCGCAAGCATCCTGAAAAACTGCCTCCTCACGCTGCGGAGTTTTTGCGGACGCGTCCGCCGCGCGAGCTGACCGTGAGTGATGCAGGCTGGCTTCTCGATCATCGCCGCTCTCCTGCGGTGGCAGGCTCCTTGGCAATCGAGAACAGTCCGGCAGGTCTCAGCGTGAAAGCATATGAAGAAGAACGTCGAGGGATAGACGGTTTCCTGTCGCTTCAGGAGTGGACCGCCTTCCTTGGCGCCAACAAACAGACGTCGGACCCGCGTGCGAGCGAATGGACCGCGCTCGAAATTATTCGGCGGCTCCTCGATCACGTAACGAGCTTCGGAACTGGCAGCATTGCAGACCTTGATGAACTGCACCCGGCGAACATTCTGCTTGATCGCGCTTGGACCGAAGGGCCGGGCAAGGGGACTGTAAACACGGACCTCTGGACCTGGACGGCGTGGCATGCCCACGCCAGAAGCGCACCACTCGCGGTCGTCGCTCAAAAAATCGAAGACTACCGACGCCAACCGCTCAGCGGGCCCAATCTCGATCCCGCCGAGCGATGGACCTATCAGTTGCGAGGCTGTGGCCTGCTTCTACTAGGTCTTGTCACAGAGGATTTTTCTCTCCCCGCGTGGTGGAATGTTCGTGGCCTCGAGCGCGACATTGCAGCTTTCGTGCGCCATCGTCTCGAAGAGGCGATCATCTCCTCGCGGTCGCAAGCAATCATTGAAGCGGCCACGCTTCCTCGCAGCATAGAGACGCGACTTATCCAACGAGCGCCTTGGGCGTTTTTCGGCGACCGGACGACTGCCGTCGTCACCGATACGCGCAACGATCCGCCTTTGCTGCGCGACATCGAGGATTTGAAGGTCGCCGTTGCCAATGCGCAAGCCGTACTCGAGCACAACCAGCTCACCGTTCTTAACCATGCGCCGCGGCAGCTCATCCCGATGAACATCATTCAGTTAAGTCAGAATGCCGTCGCGATTCCGGATTTAGAGGCATGA
- a CDS encoding DEAD/DEAH box helicase: MTARVRPHIQKSIDQLEALFKEGQDDAALLRALKTELGHRGTQRAIRLRALVDQALAALKETKEAKKAPPLRAAPKTTPAPAPRPAARPAPTRASPPPETPRPVSPPTATPPPTPMARPRTAPGERDAPSAILAAWTALEALSPQTYRRAEDLVGGDRRCVAALDDAALPWIRGERSRPQRQLYYQILLGSVPMDRAEEDLMRAFGEDEAMRTRPGEQAAIAAIIVDREGRPLDEGGVAISSFAWALPRALSGDLAGLGSWADVEDGLVSRLAELFRKPDREGRSEVMTADTIRAAFEFLKQDLALPAHLAEPPRHALRIYHYYRAKTPPEPILLNSFFLGDLARASKKAANGGLPRGLRQYLGIERPDAAIDLFTDKTMLERALAPGLTPAARWPTPGGHSLVTLQQAAVNLTRAELAQKDGIVAVNGPPGTGKTTLLRDLVVASVIDRATAMAVFAEPAAAFTPSGQKIGFGGGSFLHLYHLDPSLRGHELLVASSNNKAVENVSRELPALGAVAEGTPAYFQSISDFLHTGRAAAEAGEEDAAAERLETWGLIAAVLGNARNRAAFQQAFWWDEQWSFRLYLKAAKGDSVVQEIRDDAGKLIERRTPAVILAERPPSPEEAARRWKKARRDFSALKKEVDSELAELEAVRKLCLQLPAKRAALTRLEADLAETKAEYRASLERELSAHAHRGEAEKHAAAAAAALAAHFETRPGFFARLFRTAGFQRWVEIYQPLLAKDKNARGAFERADKAHLSANTLRAAAGRCTATAEQATAAARAEVVALAAEIETHRTRLGGRLVDHLYFAAGHEAMHLSAPWMPDSLHRKREALFAAALALHRAFIDASAQRLSHNLGALMDMMSKGPPSDPEKRALLGDLWSTLFLIVPLISTTFASVERMLGALLPESLGWLLVDEAGQALPQAAVGAILRARRSIIVGDPLQIPPVVTLPESLTHAICDYFGVDETRWAAPTASAQTLSDRAVRFQARFKTAEGDRMVGMPLLVHRRCREPMFSISNDLAYAGKMVAGPVADKSPIGAILGTSRWIDVDGEAKNKYCPDEGEIVVAMLRELAAANLLQPDIFVVTPFRIVAQELRRRIEAEPGLLAQFGVEPWRWVNDRVGTIHTVQGREAEGVILVLGAPAAAQSGARSWAGATPNIFNVAVSRAKQRLYVIGSHGAWSGAGYANALRVLPAERMSVSSRPNFRFSHFRPKS, from the coding sequence ATGACCGCGCGCGTTCGCCCTCACATACAAAAATCGATCGACCAGCTCGAAGCCCTATTCAAAGAGGGGCAGGATGACGCCGCTCTCCTGCGTGCGCTCAAAACCGAGCTCGGCCACCGCGGGACCCAGCGCGCCATCCGCCTCCGCGCCCTCGTCGACCAAGCGCTCGCGGCATTAAAAGAGACAAAGGAAGCGAAAAAAGCCCCGCCGCTGCGAGCTGCACCTAAAACGACGCCGGCACCCGCTCCGCGGCCAGCCGCTCGGCCCGCGCCGACGCGCGCTTCGCCGCCGCCCGAAACACCGCGGCCAGTAAGCCCGCCCACAGCCACTCCGCCACCAACGCCGATGGCGCGTCCTCGGACCGCACCAGGTGAACGCGATGCTCCAAGCGCGATCCTCGCCGCCTGGACCGCGCTTGAAGCCCTCTCGCCGCAAACCTATCGCCGCGCCGAAGACCTTGTCGGCGGCGATCGCCGCTGCGTCGCAGCCCTCGACGATGCCGCGCTCCCCTGGATACGCGGCGAACGCTCGCGCCCGCAGCGCCAGCTCTACTACCAGATCCTCTTAGGCTCGGTTCCGATGGACCGCGCCGAAGAAGATCTCATGCGCGCCTTTGGTGAAGATGAAGCCATGCGCACCCGCCCTGGCGAACAAGCCGCTATCGCGGCGATCATCGTCGATCGCGAAGGCCGGCCGCTCGACGAAGGCGGGGTTGCTATCTCAAGCTTTGCTTGGGCGCTCCCGCGCGCCCTTTCGGGCGATCTTGCAGGACTTGGTAGCTGGGCGGACGTCGAAGATGGGCTCGTCAGCCGCCTCGCCGAGCTTTTTCGTAAACCCGACCGCGAAGGCCGGTCCGAGGTGATGACCGCCGACACCATCCGCGCGGCCTTTGAATTTCTGAAGCAAGATCTCGCTCTTCCGGCCCATCTCGCCGAGCCCCCGCGCCACGCCTTGCGCATCTATCATTATTACCGCGCCAAAACGCCGCCCGAGCCCATCCTCCTCAATAGCTTTTTCCTCGGCGACCTCGCGCGCGCCTCAAAAAAAGCGGCTAATGGCGGGCTCCCCCGCGGTCTTCGCCAATATCTTGGCATCGAGCGCCCCGACGCAGCGATCGACCTCTTCACCGACAAGACCATGCTTGAACGTGCGCTTGCCCCAGGGCTCACGCCCGCCGCGCGCTGGCCGACACCCGGCGGCCATTCGCTCGTCACGCTGCAACAGGCCGCGGTCAACCTCACCCGCGCCGAGCTTGCGCAAAAGGATGGCATCGTCGCGGTCAACGGCCCGCCCGGCACCGGCAAGACAACGCTATTGCGCGATCTCGTCGTCGCTAGCGTCATCGACCGCGCGACCGCCATGGCTGTTTTTGCCGAACCCGCGGCCGCTTTTACGCCCTCGGGCCAGAAGATTGGCTTTGGCGGCGGATCCTTCTTGCATCTCTACCACCTCGATCCCTCACTGCGCGGCCACGAGCTTCTTGTCGCCTCGAGCAACAACAAGGCAGTTGAGAATGTCAGCCGCGAACTGCCCGCGCTCGGCGCGGTCGCCGAAGGCACGCCGGCTTATTTTCAGTCGATCAGTGACTTTCTTCATACCGGCCGCGCAGCCGCTGAGGCCGGAGAAGAGGATGCCGCCGCAGAGCGGCTCGAGACTTGGGGATTAATCGCTGCTGTGCTTGGCAATGCGCGCAACCGCGCCGCCTTCCAGCAAGCCTTTTGGTGGGATGAGCAATGGAGCTTTCGCCTCTATCTCAAAGCCGCAAAAGGCGATTCGGTTGTCCAAGAAATCCGTGACGACGCAGGGAAACTCATCGAACGCCGCACCCCCGCGGTCATCCTCGCTGAAAGGCCGCCAAGCCCCGAAGAGGCGGCGCGGCGCTGGAAAAAGGCGCGACGCGATTTTTCGGCGCTCAAAAAGGAGGTCGATAGCGAGCTCGCGGAGCTCGAGGCCGTACGCAAACTTTGCCTTCAGCTGCCCGCTAAGCGGGCAGCGCTTACTCGCCTCGAAGCCGACCTTGCCGAGACCAAAGCCGAATATCGCGCCAGTCTCGAACGCGAGCTCAGTGCGCATGCCCACCGCGGCGAGGCGGAGAAGCACGCCGCTGCCGCCGCCGCCGCGCTCGCCGCCCATTTTGAAACGCGCCCTGGCTTTTTCGCGCGGCTCTTTCGGACCGCGGGCTTTCAGCGCTGGGTCGAAATCTACCAGCCGCTCCTCGCCAAAGATAAAAATGCACGCGGCGCTTTTGAGCGCGCCGACAAAGCGCATCTGTCCGCAAACACATTGCGCGCAGCGGCTGGACGCTGCACGGCGACGGCTGAGCAAGCGACTGCTGCAGCGCGCGCCGAGGTTGTGGCGCTTGCCGCAGAGATAGAAACCCACCGCACCCGGCTCGGCGGCCGACTCGTTGATCATCTCTATTTTGCAGCCGGGCATGAGGCGATGCATCTCAGCGCGCCCTGGATGCCCGATAGCCTTCACCGCAAACGCGAGGCGCTCTTTGCTGCGGCCTTGGCGCTCCACCGCGCCTTCATCGACGCCTCGGCGCAGCGCCTCTCGCATAATCTAGGCGCGCTCATGGATATGATGAGCAAAGGACCGCCCAGCGATCCTGAAAAGCGTGCGCTCCTCGGCGATCTTTGGTCGACGCTCTTCCTCATCGTCCCGCTCATCTCGACGACTTTCGCCTCGGTTGAGCGGATGCTCGGCGCACTGCTGCCCGAAAGCCTCGGCTGGCTTCTTGTCGATGAAGCCGGCCAAGCCTTGCCGCAAGCTGCGGTCGGTGCGATCCTTCGCGCGCGCCGCTCAATCATCGTCGGCGATCCCTTGCAGATCCCGCCCGTCGTAACGCTCCCCGAGAGCCTCACGCACGCGATCTGCGATTATTTCGGGGTCGATGAAACGCGCTGGGCGGCGCCCACCGCGTCCGCCCAAACGCTTTCCGATCGCGCGGTGCGCTTCCAGGCGCGCTTTAAAACAGCCGAGGGCGATCGCATGGTGGGCATGCCGCTGCTCGTCCATCGGCGCTGCCGCGAGCCAATGTTCTCCATCTCCAATGATCTTGCTTATGCCGGGAAAATGGTCGCCGGGCCCGTCGCCGATAAAAGTCCGATCGGCGCCATCCTGGGGACATCGCGCTGGATCGACGTCGATGGCGAGGCCAAGAATAAATATTGCCCCGATGAGGGCGAGATCGTCGTCGCAATGCTACGCGAACTTGCGGCTGCAAATCTCCTCCAGCCCGACATTTTTGTCGTCACGCCGTTTCGGATCGTTGCGCAGGAACTCCGCCGCCGGATCGAGGCTGAGCCTGGACTGCTCGCCCAGTTTGGTGTCGAGCCTTGGCGGTGGGTGAATGACCGCGTCGGTACAATCCACACGGTTCAAGGACGCGAGGCCGAGGGGGTCATCCTCGTCCTTGGAGCCCCTGCCGCTGCGCAAAGCGGCGCGCGAAGCTGGGCCGGTGCGACTCCGAATATCTTCAACGTCGCTGTCTCGCGCGCCAAACAGCGACTATATGTCATCGGATCGCACGGCGCCTGGAGCGGCGCCGGATATGCCAATGCGCTTCGCGTTCTTCCCGCCGAGCGTATGAGCGTTTCATCACGCCCAAACTTCCGCTTTTCTCACTTCAGACCTAAAAGCTGA